The proteins below come from a single Nitrosospira sp. Is2 genomic window:
- a CDS encoding ABC transporter ATP-binding protein encodes MFAFFEQLVRPTDVPVKPPPAGLLAFYWHFVSQTKGLYAALFATGLAVALIDTLVPVFIGHFVQIMEASARSEALNDAIPMLIGMSLLVLIGRPLAVLIDSFIRHNAVVPGVTSLIRWQSHWHVIRQSWTLFQNDFAGRIANRVMHTSDAVRECVVSSIHAVWYIAVYGASALFLMGSADWRLAIPTALWFISYIFFLHYFVPRMRDLSRHSSERSSILMGRVVDSYTNILTVKLFSRATDEDAYVREAIEDHTGAIAAHMRLITKFTTTLAVLNALLLVCTSAIGLLLWSQGVLEAGIVAMAVPLAWTIANTAGWVSWEMNRAFENIGVVQDGMETIAVVNTMPDRPAARNLDVSTVHGEIRFERLTFTYGRSDGRKVLDSLNCTIRPGERVGLVGSSGAGKSTLINLLLRFYEIEAGSIRIDGLDIRELTQDSLRRAIGVVAQDTSLLHRSIAENIAYGSTGATPAQIEAAARRAQAHEFIVSQRDWNGRIGYDAHVGERGVKLSAGQRQRIAIARVVLKNAPILLLDEATSALDSEVELAIQDQLLGLMEGKTVIAIAHRLSTIACLDRLLVLNDGRIVEQGTHEELLQLNGQYAMLWRHQSGGFL; translated from the coding sequence ATGTTCGCATTCTTTGAACAGCTCGTACGACCCACCGATGTTCCTGTCAAGCCGCCGCCTGCGGGCTTGCTGGCGTTCTACTGGCACTTTGTCAGCCAGACCAAGGGCCTTTATGCCGCCTTGTTTGCGACCGGCTTGGCAGTCGCACTGATCGATACCCTGGTCCCAGTCTTCATCGGCCACTTCGTGCAGATAATGGAGGCGTCTGCGCGGTCAGAGGCATTGAACGACGCTATTCCCATGCTGATCGGCATGTCGCTGCTGGTACTGATCGGCAGGCCCCTGGCAGTCCTGATAGACAGCTTCATCCGCCATAACGCGGTAGTGCCGGGCGTGACCAGCCTGATCCGCTGGCAGAGCCACTGGCATGTCATCAGGCAGAGCTGGACGCTGTTTCAGAACGACTTCGCGGGGCGCATCGCAAACCGCGTGATGCACACGAGCGACGCGGTCCGGGAATGCGTCGTATCGAGCATCCATGCGGTCTGGTATATCGCGGTCTACGGTGCCTCGGCATTATTCCTGATGGGCTCTGCCGATTGGCGGCTGGCGATTCCCACCGCGCTATGGTTCATTTCGTACATATTTTTCCTTCATTACTTCGTACCCCGCATGCGTGACCTGTCCAGGCACAGCAGTGAACGAAGCTCGATACTGATGGGTCGGGTGGTGGACAGCTATACCAATATCCTTACCGTCAAGCTGTTCTCGCGCGCGACCGATGAAGACGCGTATGTGCGCGAAGCTATCGAGGATCACACGGGTGCAATAGCGGCGCACATGCGTCTGATAACCAAATTCACCACCACATTGGCGGTGCTGAACGCCCTTTTATTGGTCTGCACTTCCGCCATCGGACTGCTGTTGTGGTCCCAGGGGGTGCTTGAAGCTGGAATCGTGGCGATGGCGGTGCCGCTGGCCTGGACGATAGCAAATACAGCCGGATGGGTCAGTTGGGAGATGAACCGAGCCTTCGAAAACATCGGCGTGGTGCAGGACGGCATGGAAACCATCGCCGTAGTGAACACCATGCCCGATCGCCCCGCGGCGCGTAATTTGGACGTGAGTACAGTCCATGGCGAAATAAGGTTCGAAAGGCTGACCTTCACTTATGGCCGCAGCGATGGCCGCAAAGTACTGGATAGCCTCAACTGCACCATCCGCCCGGGCGAACGCGTTGGATTGGTCGGAAGCTCCGGCGCCGGCAAATCGACGCTGATCAATCTGTTGCTGCGCTTTTACGAGATCGAGGCTGGAAGTATCCGGATTGATGGCCTGGATATCCGGGAATTGACTCAGGACAGCTTGCGTCGCGCGATCGGCGTCGTGGCTCAGGATACCTCGTTGCTGCACCGTTCCATCGCGGAAAATATTGCTTATGGCAGTACAGGGGCGACGCCGGCGCAGATTGAGGCGGCCGCGCGGCGCGCGCAGGCGCACGAGTTCATCGTGAGCCAACGGGACTGGAACGGACGAATCGGCTACGACGCGCACGTGGGCGAGAGAGGGGTGAAGCTCAGCGCAGGGCAACGGCAGCGCATCGCAATTGCCCGCGTTGTGCTGAAGAATGCCCCCATTCTGTTGCTCGACGAGGCTACCTCGGCGCTGGACAGTGAAGTGGAACTTGCCATTCAGGATCAGTTGCTCGGATTGATGGAGGGCAAGACGGTCATCGCTATCGCGCATCGCCTTTCGACCATTGCCTGCCTTGACCGGCTGCTGGTGCTGAACGACGGACGCATCGTGGAACAGGGCACCCATGAGGAGCTTCTGCAGCTTAACGGCCAATATGCCATGCTCTGGCGCCACCAGTCCGGAGGATTCCTGTGA